In Nakaseomyces glabratus chromosome I, complete sequence, the sequence ATTTCCTGTATTTATTGCACAATGTGGGAAAGTTTTCCACATTGGACTTATTAAAATTCAATACGGTGATGTTTTtcatatacatatatatatgtaagTTAGATTATTTACGACATATCCACGTCATGCTGTTCAGGGTTTTCTTGTGCTTCAGTTTCCTTGAACTCTTTGATTATTTCAGCAGTCTTAGAATCTGAATATATTTGGAAACCGTCATCTTTAGTTATACTGCTTAATTGTGCGTTATTTTCATCCAGTTTTTCTTCCATAACTTGCTTTAGAATCTTTAGAACCAACTGTTCTGCTTCTTTCAAGGTCAAGGATGAGTGCCATTCATTTTGTAACTCAGATTGTgcaccttcagaaccagacCCTATGGCCTTAGCGTTATAACGGTAGAAAGTTCCGGATGGCTCGGCGTGGAACAACTGGTATCCGTCGTCTTTGTCATAGCCTGCAATCAGTAAAGCCACACCAAATGGTCTGGACATTAGTCTTTCTTCACCGGAAGCACCTTCACCAAACCTTAGAGCCAAGTCACATACCGACTGTGTCAAGGATTCTATCTTAATATCTTCGTCGTAGTATAGGTTGTGTGTTACTGCGCTTACTCTCGCATGCTCTAGCATAGATCTGGCGTCTGCAGTCAAACCACTCATGGCACAACCGACATGTCTGTCTATCTCAACAATCTTCTCGATGGAGTCCGATTCAAGCAATGGTGAAGTGGCACGCTTCTCAACACCCAGCACCACACCTTCGCTCGTAACAACACCAATGGCAGTGGAACCTAGCTTAATGGCCTCCAGCGAGTACTCCACTTGGAATAGTCTACCTTCTGGAGAAAACGTACTCACACCACGGTCGTATTCACTTCTAGTCAAAAACATGttctattatattatattttgtcaACCAAATACCAAGGGGGGGGGGTACTTTTTGCCTATAACAAGTGCTcaaaaagaatgaaatGCTATCTGCTATCCTATTCTCTTCAATTGACACTTCACCTGCAATCTTGACAACTAACTAGACCTTAAAAACTCATTTCCCAGCTCTCTATATGATTCAACTATTATAGCTCTGGCTCCCGTTTGCTCAGAAGTGGTCGCCACCAGCGAAGAATAGCGACGTGTATAGGTATATCGTCAAGTGAACGCTATAGAGTTCATGAAGATGAACCAGCTATTTAACTGTTCATATCCTAGTGCAGACTGCCTTTCTTGTAAGTTAAATGtgtgtgtatgtgtgtgtgtcGATAACTTTGAATGTCTTCTATATACCAAGTATGTGTCACTACAGTTGATGTTTAGGCTGCTTGCGGTGGCTTTCTGACAGTCCGTCATCCGTCACCAAAACGTAAAATCCTGTGACACCAAAATAATATCTGAGACCGCTGAGAAAACAGTTAACACACAGATAGTTTGGCTTCTACATCAATACTAGTAGTTACATGCTTGTCAATGTTAAGAAGTGCTAATATGTGGTTCATCATTTACGCGACTTTCTATCTCTGTGACTACCCACTACCCATTGTTTAGTAGGCAAAATCACAAAAATCGAATTCTAGCGTTTTGTaaacaaaaggaaaaatcGATGAGCATAAATAAATTGTTTGATCCAACAAGCAATTGCATACCACATAAGGAAccagaaataaaatagcACTGATATAGAAGGAATGGAGGTGCGTGCAGTAGAAGATACGGCTGAGCTTGTGCCCAAGCCTAGCGCGTACGGCGACGCGGAGGAGTTCAATGAGCCGATTATGAGACGTATGGTGAACTATGAGCCGTTTTGCAACAAGGCACCGAAGTTCAGGGCTTACCCGTTGAGCCAATTGGGTACACCCGAGGGGAGGAGAGTGCAAGAGGCGCTGGTTGTGAAGGATTTATTGGATACGATGATGGGGCTGGAAGGGAAGTACATACGGTATAACAACAGCTATGATCCGCACGTCGATATGATGCCGGCGTTCAGGATCTCGAAGAACATGGATAAGTCATTGAAGCAGTGCTGTATTAAGATACTCAAACTGAGTAAGTcgtatatttttattaacaaCTGTATACAGGAATGGTCGCGGCCCTCTTACGGTTGCATATTGCACAGGCTAACCTATGAGATAAGgaagtttttgaaagacGGGTATCTCAGGTTCATAGTGGAAAGGTTGGAGAAGGAGTACAGCTCTAATGTGTCTTTCTCTATTAGAGACATGGAGCATATGATTAATGACTACGAATTGAGCAAGAAGATGGAGATTTTGTACAACCTGTGTCTCCGATTGAATGAGGAGATGAACAGGAGGTTAAACATGAATCTGGACCAAGAAgatttcaacaatttcaagaGAGAGCTGGAGGATGTAGGCCAAGCCATTTTGCTGCCGACGGATTCGAGCCTGTCGTTGACACCCAAGGGTggtaatattattaaagtTGTGCAGGAGATGATCGCGGAGACGCTAGGTGACCGCAACGGAGTCCAGTTCCTCAAAGATATATTGAACAAGATTGGTGAGGGTTATTTAAAGATGTTCGATGACTGGTTAATCAATGGAGATATCAACGATCCTCACGAGGAGTTCATGATCCGAGACATGATGAAAGACGTGAATGTCACTGATACGAATGCTATGATGACTACTGATAGACTATGGGAAACGCGGTACTTGATCAGAAAAGATGGGCTGTTGGAGAGTTTCCATGAGGAGCTATTGTCGAAGATCCTCGTCACTGGGAAGCTGTTGAACATCGTCAAAGTGACCATGGAACTAACCAGCATACCTGTTGATGGCAAATATGCGCTGAGGAGGGCCGGTGAGTTTGATTTTGTGCATCTGTTAGAAGGCACGAACCTGGAGCTGTACGTATCGCGCTGGTACTCGCGAGCCAACGAGCTGTGTATCAGGTTGTTCTTTGAAGGGTACAACTTTGGCAGATTTCTGCGCGATATATTCTGCAACTATCTCTATGTGAACAATGGGAACAAGTTCAACAAGTTTCTGTTGCGCAACCATTTTGATCTGGGGAAAGAGTACAGCGAGTCACGCTCTGTGCTGAGGCGACTAGAGCAGTCCTGGGACGTCGAAGTCGACGACCGCAGCCTTGTGCAACGGTTAGTGTCCCTCCGGTACAGCACTGTAAGTTTCCGTGAGTCGCTGTTACAAGTGCAACGGGACGAGATAGCCAGAGAAGACGTCACAATGCGTGACGAGAGTAGCGATGACAACGATGCGCTGTTAAGGGCCAGCAATTTTGAGAATGTGAAGCGGATACTGTTTGAGGATAGACACCATACGGATGAGTACGATGACCACGGACAGCAAGGACACGAGCAAGGGCGGGAGCAAAGGCGGGAGCCAGCGCTGAGCAACATCCACTACCTGGAGTTCGACCTGGTGGTGCCGTACCCGCTGAACATCCTTATCAACCACTCGTGCATGATCCAGCTGCGGATACTCCAGCGGTACATGAACATCCTGGCACACACGCAGCTGTCCGTGGACAAGCGGTTCCTGGATATCACGAAGGACACTGTGTGGCGGTACCGGCACTTCCAGGAACCGATCCGCACCAAGATTGTCAAGCGGTCTACTGTGCTGCTGAACAAGATGGGCGACACCCTCCGCGCGGTCCAGACGTACTACACGCACACCGTATCGCGGGAGTTGCACAGCGCCACGAACATCATCAGCAGCGAAAGCCGCAGCGGCACCATCAGCGGCAGTAGCAGCGGTAGCGACGGGATGGAAGTCACGCGTATCCAGGACGTACTGCAAGACACGCTCACAAACATCATCTCGAACACATGTCTCACGTCGCGCACGATCACTATAATTCTCGATCTTGTTCAGCTCGTTGAGAGCTATATGAAATTTCTCAGAGGGCTGCGCAGGCGTCTGGTGCAGCTGGATGCGCAGCTGTGCCACAGGGCGCAAGTGGAGTACGACGAGGACCGTGCGCTAGAGTCTGTGCCGCGGCTGGTGCGGTACACCGAGGACGTCTTTGTGACGACGCGGTCGCTGGTCTCTGCGCTGACAGAGTCCATGACAGAGTCCATCGGGGGCAGCGGTGGGGTGGGCCCACACGAGCACGTACTGGTGACACACCTGCACGGTATATTCTAAGTATTGTACCCTTTTTAAGTAGATTTTGATTGTTTTtgaacttttcttttcttttttgtcttcTATAAGTTTCGAAACAAAGCAGAGTGTACACCCATACATCCCGACATCCACTACCTTAATAGTACTGTTCAATTTTCACTACACAGGTTACGCCAGTCGCACAAGTTGCACTGTACAATCCTGCGGGCCCTCTGACAGTGGCATTCCAGTTAGATCGGAAGGGAGAGGAACaatgggggggggggaggacAATGGGATTCCACTAGCAACTGCGAAAACTGCAAGAGCTAGTGGAATCCCCGCGACCGGTAACTGGAACGCAGAGGGGCCCAATATATGGTGTTAAAGTGTGGCGAGAGTCTCTCTGCCATAACATGCACCCGTCCACCACACACATAATTCCATCTAACCCAGTTCCCTTTTAGCCCTTCCAGCGATTCCCACATAAAGCACGCGCAACACAAAGGGAAGGTTGCGACCCAACGTGTGATGTCAGTGTGGAAGCGATGGCCTTATGATGGCCTTTAGGCCcacaagaaagaaaaaaaattgaaattcgaggaaatttttttgctatATAAGGAGAGCAATTGGGAAATTGAATCACTTGTTTTGATCGTCTGGTTTTTCCTTGTTAggagttgaagaaaaaggGTAAGGtagaaatattatatatttatactctcaacaacaaaacacATATTATAAATCATAATGGCTGTCTCTAAGGTTTACGCTAGATCCGTCTACGACTCCCGTGGTAACCCAACTGTCGAAGTTGAATTGACCACCGAAAAGGGTGTCTTCAGATCCATTGTCCCATCTGGTGCTTCTACTGGTATCCACGAAGCTTTGGAAATGAGAGATGGTGACAAGTCCAAGTGGTTGGGTAAGGGTGTCGAAAACGCTGTCAAGAACGTTAACGACGTCATTGCTCCAGCTTTCGTCAAGGCTAACGTTGACATCAAGGACCAAAAGGCCGTCGATGACTTGTTGTTGTCTCTAGATGGTACTGCTAACAAGTCCAAGCTAGGTGCTAACGCTATCTTGGGTGTCTCCATGGCCGCTGCCAGAGCCGCTGCTGCTGAAAAGAACGTCCCATTGTACCAACACTTGGCTGACTTGTCTGACTCCAAGACCTCTCCATTCGTCTTGCCAGTTCCATTCTTGAACGTCTTGAACGGTGGTTCCCACGCTGGTGGTGCTTTGGCTTTGCAAGAATTCATGATCGCCCCAACCGGTGCTAAGTCTTTCCGTGAAGCTATGAGAATTGGTTCCGAAGTCTACCACAACTTGAAGTCTTTGACCAAGAAGAGATACGGTTCCTCCGCCGGTAACGTCGGTGACGAAGGTGGTGTCGCTCCAGACATTCAAACCGCTGAAGAAGCTTTGGACTTGATCGTTGACGCTATCAAGGCCGCTGGTCACGAAGGTAAGGTCAAGATCGGTTTGGACTGTGCCTCCTCCGAATTCTTCAAGGACGGTAAGTACGACTTGGACTTCAAGAACCCTAACTCTGACGCTTCCAAGTGGTTGTCCGGTCCACAATTGGCTGACTTGTACCACTCCTTGGTCAAGAAGTACCCAATTGTCTCCATCGAAGATCCATTCGCTGAAGATGACTGGGAAGCTTGGTCCCACTTCTTCAAGACCGCTGGTGTTCAAATTGTTGCTGATGACTTGACTGTCACCAACCCAAAGAGAATTGCCACCGCTATTGAAAAGAAGGCCGCTGACgctttgttgttgaagGTTAACCAAATCGGTTCTCTATCCGAATCCATCAAGGCTGCTCAAGACTCTTTCGCTGCCGGCTGGGGTGTCATGGTTTCCCACAGATCTGGTGAAACTGAAGACACTTTCATTGCTGACTTGGTCGTCGGTTTGAGAACTGGTCAAATCAAGACCGGTGCTCCAGCTAGATCCGAAAGATTGGCTAAGTTGAACCAATTGTTgagaattgaagaagaattgggTGACAAGGCTGTCTACGCTGGTGACAACTTCCACCACGGTTTCAAGTTGTAAGTGGACTGACAAAAAGATATCACTTAAAGTCTTTTtctaaatgaaaataacgattatatttttcacttttaaTGCCTTTTTAAGAACTTTTTATACATATACATACAACTTACTTTGATACAGATAAACTATTTTTTATCACGTTTTTATTCTCGTTGCCTTGTCAAGCCGTATATTGCTTTCTCTGTAGATGAAAGCATCTCGCAATCATATCCTTGAGCCTGCAGGATACATAGATAACAACATGTTGAATCATTGAACAACTATGGGGTGCAATTACACTCATCCTGCCGTCTGCATATAGCAAAGCTACAATCAATTGTATAAGTATATATTGCCAATGAATCACCACGAAGCATCTTTTTTTAACAAAGTTCGTAGAGAGTACctgaaaaaagaacaaagcAACACCGAAAGTTTCAACGAGTCGCACGAAGCATCGGATAGCATAACACTATCTATACTGCATAAGCTACACGCAGACACCCTAAAACATTTGTGTGCATCGCAGCAAATTCAACTTCTGCCCGATCGAGTCACAAACACTTGTAAACTCGCTCAAAAGCCCATCACATATATTCTCACCCTACTATGAAGATGGATCACTCAGGCATGAATCGCATGGGAATGGACCACTCCGGCATGGACCACTCTGGAATGAACCACCCTGGAATGAACCACGGGGGCGACGACGATATGTGCGCCATGAGCATGGTATTCACATGGAACTACAAGAACACCTGCGTCGTCTTCAATTGGTGGAAGATCAAGACATTGCACGGCCTGCTGCTCAGCTGCATAGCCATCGCCTTGATCACAGGCTTTTACGAGTACTTGAAGTTCTACCTGTACAGAAAGAACCGCGACTCAGAGGCCGTTGTGACATCCACCAGCGCAACAAACGGGAGCCTCAACTCCCCTAGCCCGCTAACGAAACGCTACGCCGTGTCCAGAAGTCTCTGGTACGGAGTACAAGTTGGCTACTCATTTCTGCTCATGCTGGTGTTCATGACCTACAACGGCTGGCTGATGCTCGCCGTTGTAGTAGGTGCCATCTGGGGCCACTACCACTGGGGTATCAGATGCACACCTGAGGCAGGAACACTAGCATGCCACTGAACACTACTGCTTCTGCCCTCAGAACCTAAGCAAATAGCCTATGTACATACATTAATCACAATTCATAAGGAAAATGCAAATTACGTCATTTGTGGTGTTGTGTATcggtgaaaaaaaaaagtgtcAGAACAGCCCAACGCAGCCATTGTCAAGTAGTTAAATAGAGATGCACCATATAAGTAAATTGTAGTAATCTTCAACACAATGCATAATGTCGAGAGACTTGTAATGTAATGGGTTTAGTGTGGCTCTTTCAAGGCATCCAGAGCTTGGGCTTATCACTTGGGTTATCGAGACCACACATATGCAGCCATCCGTagtaaaatatatacatgtaTATAAATTACACACAACCCTTACCAAATGATTCATTTCCTTGTAATGTTGAAATATTGAAGTTGATATTCTCGTAAACATCCGTGTGTCTTAACGGGCTTTTCCTTCTAAGAGAACGAATTGTAATTATTTGTATCCTTTTGGTAGAATTCCGAGAATTGTAACAATGACCAAGAATCAGAAGACTGTGTGTATAATTGGCGGTGGACCTGGTGGGTTGGCTGCTGCAAGAGTGTTATCTAAGGACTTCCCTGAAGCTAAGATTACGTTGATCgagaaagaagaggatgttggtggtgtatgGTATTATCCCGAGAATAATAAAGAAGGTAGAGTCATGTATGATTACCTTGAGACCAATTTATCTAAGGACCTGATGAAATTCAGTGGCTTTCCCTTCAAGGATGATGTCCCTTTTTACCCTAGAAAGAATCAAGTGTTCGATTACTTAAaggaatattatcaaaCGTACATCAAAAACCACTCTAATGTTGACATTGAGCTTGAGACCGAGGTGATTAACGTTGATAAGAAGTCTGATAAGTGGATTGTTACCACGAAACACGCCAATTCAGAGACAGTAAGGGAATTAGATTTTGTCATTGTCTCAAATGGTCACTTTAAAGAACCAAAATACCCTAAGGATGTCTTTGGGTTAGATTCATGGCTATCCAATGGTAAAGCCTTCCACTCAAAGGATTTCTACAATTGTGAATTTGCCAaggacaaaaaaattattgttgtAGGTAATGGAAGTTCAGGTTCAGATATTGCCAACCAGATTAGTACAGTGGCTGCCAAAGTATATGTGAGTGTCACAAATGTGGAAGATTTCAAGGATAAGAATAATGACCCCGAGTTTATAGTAGAATACATTCCAAAGATCAAGAGtgttggtggtgacgatTCCTCTGTTAAATTGGAGGATGGCAGAGTCATAGAGAACATCGACTATATCATATATGCAACCGGATACTTGTATTCCCTTCCATTTTTTGCTAGCCACATCTCTGAGAAGCTTCTGAAGCAAGATCAATCTGGTATCACTAACTTGTGGGAACAATGTGTATACAAGGAGGACCCTACACTAGGATTCCTGCTGCTTTCGATAATGGTTGTCCCTTTCCCACTCGCCGAATCACAATCCACCATCCTTTCTCAGGTATTCCAAGGCAACATTGATATCGCTACTGTAACTCCTAGTAGAGACGAAGTTGAACACGAGAAAAACTACGGCCATAATTTCCCAAAGTTGTCGGATATTGATTTCTACCGTGAACTACAAGATATACTGGACAAGCATGGTTCAAACACATTCAAACCAGTAGTATGGGATGAAGTCTacgaaaagaaaagaaaggaatCCGCAGAGGTCAAGcaacaaagaaatgaaTACTTGGCAAAGCACGCTCAAAAGCTACACAAGGAGAACCGTCCATACTATTTACCTGATAATTTCTAGCTTTGTCAAATAGACCTAACCGTAAAAATACACTACAAATTAGAAGTCCCTCGATAAATTGCTAATCTAATAGTAATTGTATagagaa encodes:
- the FMO1 gene encoding N,N-dimethylaniline monooxygenase (CAGL0I02530g~Ortholog(s) have N,N-dimethylaniline monooxygenase activity, role in protein folding and cytosol, endoplasmic reticulum membrane, mitochondrion localization), whose translation is MTKNQKTVCIIGGGPGGLAAARVLSKDFPEAKITLIEKEEDVGGVWYYPENNKEGRVMYDYLETNLSKDLMKFSGFPFKDDVPFYPRKNQVFDYLKEYYQTYIKNHSNVDIELETEVINVDKKSDKWIVTTKHANSETVRELDFVIVSNGHFKEPKYPKDVFGLDSWLSNGKAFHSKDFYNCEFAKDKKIIVVGNGSSGSDIANQISTVAAKVYVSVTNVEDFKDKNNDPEFIVEYIPKIKSVGGDDSSVKLEDGRVIENIDYIIYATGYLYSLPFFASHISEKLLKQDQSGITNLWEQCVYKEDPTLGFLLLSIMVVPFPLAESQSTILSQVFQGNIDIATVTPSRDEVEHEKNYGHNFPKLSDIDFYRELQDILDKHGSNTFKPVVWDEVYEKKRKESAEVKQQRNEYLAKHAQKLHKENRPYYLPDNF
- the CTR2 gene encoding low-affinity Cu transporter (CAGL0I02508g~Ortholog(s) have copper ion transmembrane transporter activity, copper uptake transmembrane transporter activity), with amino-acid sequence MKMDHSGMNRMGMDHSGMDHSGMNHPGMNHGGDDDMCAMSMVFTWNYKNTCVVFNWWKIKTLHGLLLSCIAIALITGFYEYLKFYLYRKNRDSEAVVTSTSATNGSLNSPSPLTKRYAVSRSLWYGVQVGYSFLLMLVFMTYNGWLMLAVVVGAIWGHYHWGIRCTPEAGTLACH
- the SPC97 gene encoding gamma-tubulin-complex subunit SPC97 (CAGL0I02464g~Putative component of microtubule-nucleating complex; gene is upregulated in azole-resistant strain), with protein sequence MEVRAVEDTAELVPKPSAYGDAEEFNEPIMRRMVNYEPFCNKAPKFRAYPLSQLGTPEGRRVQEALVVKDLLDTMMGLEGKYIRYNNSYDPHVDMMPAFRISKNMDKSLKQCCIKILKLSKSYIFINNCIQEWSRPSYGCILHRLTYEIRKFLKDGYLRFIVERLEKEYSSNVSFSIRDMEHMINDYELSKKMEILYNLCLRLNEEMNRRLNMNLDQEDFNNFKRELEDVGQAILLPTDSSLSLTPKGGNIIKVVQEMIAETLGDRNGVQFLKDILNKIGEGYLKMFDDWLINGDINDPHEEFMIRDMMKDVNVTDTNAMMTTDRLWETRYLIRKDGLLESFHEELLSKILVTGKLLNIVKVTMELTSIPVDGKYALRRAGEFDFVHLLEGTNLELYVSRWYSRANELCIRLFFEGYNFGRFLRDIFCNYLYVNNGNKFNKFLLRNHFDLGKEYSESRSVLRRLEQSWDVEVDDRSLVQRLVSLRYSTVSFRESLLQVQRDEIAREDVTMRDESSDDNDALLRASNFENVKRILFEDRHHTDEYDDHGQQGHEQGREQRREPALSNIHYLEFDLVVPYPLNILINHSCMIQLRILQRYMNILAHTQLSVDKRFLDITKDTVWRYRHFQEPIRTKIVKRSTVLLNKMGDTLRAVQTYYTHTVSRELHSATNIISSESRSGTISGSSSGSDGMEVTRIQDVLQDTLTNIISNTCLTSRTITIILDLVQLVESYMKFLRGLRRRLVQLDAQLCHRAQVEYDEDRALESVPRLVRYTEDVFVTTRSLVSALTESMTESIGGSGGVGPHEHVLVTHLHGIF
- the ENO2 gene encoding phosphopyruvate hydratase ENO2 (CAGL0I02486g~Putative enolase I; protein abundance increased in azole resistant strain and in ace2 mutant cells) translates to MAVSKVYARSVYDSRGNPTVEVELTTEKGVFRSIVPSGASTGIHEALEMRDGDKSKWLGKGVENAVKNVNDVIAPAFVKANVDIKDQKAVDDLLLSLDGTANKSKLGANAILGVSMAAARAAAAEKNVPLYQHLADLSDSKTSPFVLPVPFLNVLNGGSHAGGALALQEFMIAPTGAKSFREAMRIGSEVYHNLKSLTKKRYGSSAGNVGDEGGVAPDIQTAEEALDLIVDAIKAAGHEGKVKIGLDCASSEFFKDGKYDLDFKNPNSDASKWLSGPQLADLYHSLVKKYPIVSIEDPFAEDDWEAWSHFFKTAGVQIVADDLTVTNPKRIATAIEKKAADALLLKVNQIGSLSESIKAAQDSFAAGWGVMVSHRSGETEDTFIADLVVGLRTGQIKTGAPARSERLAKLNQLLRIEEELGDKAVYAGDNFHHGFKL
- the PUP2 gene encoding proteasome core particle subunit alpha 5 (CAGL0I02442g~Putative 20S proteasome subunit (alpha5); protein abundance decreased in ace2 mutant cells) — its product is MFLTRSEYDRGVSTFSPEGRLFQVEYSLEAIKLGSTAIGVVTSEGVVLGVEKRATSPLLESDSIEKIVEIDRHVGCAMSGLTADARSMLEHARVSAVTHNLYYDEDIKIESLTQSVCDLALRFGEGASGEERLMSRPFGVALLIAGYDKDDGYQLFHAEPSGTFYRYNAKAIGSGSEGAQSELQNEWHSSLTLKEAEQLVLKILKQVMEEKLDENNAQLSSITKDDGFQIYSDSKTAEIIKEFKETEAQENPEQHDVDMS